The Martelella endophytica genome contains the following window.
GCCCGTCGGCTTTCGCAGGAGCGGCCGGCCCATCGCAGGCTGCCGGGGCAGGAACGCGCCCGTCGCAAGCTCGTCCGCCGCTCCCATTTCATGACGATCATCGCCGCATGGGTGATCACGGTGCCCGCCGCCGCACTTTTATCGGCTGCATGCTTCCTGCTGCTGCGGGCAATCGGGTTCTAATGAAGTCCACGAGGCCCGATTGCGGTTCGATGCAGCAGGAATGTGCTGGTTGAAAGTCAGCTGCCGGGCGACAGTAGGGACTCGCTTTTCGGGCCGATGAAAAGACAACGCATGCGACGCTCTACCTTAACCAGGATGCTGCCTCGCTGCTGGAACGCTGGTTTCGGTAGCGGTGTCTATGGGGTAAAAAGCATGAAGGTGCAGCAAGGCAATGCTGCACCTTCAAGATTGCTGCGCCACCGCCCGACGGGGAGATTGAGCATCGACCCGGAAATGGCGCCTAATAGCGCCAGCGACGTTGCTTTTTCATTGATCAGAAGACCGGGACGACCGCGCCGCCATAGGTGGTTTCGATGAAGCTGCGGATTTCATCGGACTGATAGATCTCGACGAACTGCTTGACCCAGTCGGCGTCGGCATCTTCCGTGCGGGCGACGATCACATTGGCGTAGGGGCTGTCGGGGCTTTCGATGGCGATCGAGTCCTCGATCGGGTTGAAACCGGCATCAAGCGCATAATTGGTGTTGATCGCGGCCACCGAAACATCGTTGAGAACACGCGGCAGCTGGGCTGCATCCAACTCGAGAATGTCGATATTCTTGGGGTTTTCGACGATGTCCAGCGGCGTTGCCTTCAGGCCGATGCCATCGGCAAGCTTGATGACGCCCTTGTCCTGCAGCAATAGCAACGCGCGGCCGCCATTGGTCGGGTCGTTCGGGATCGCCACGCGGGCGTTTTCCGGAATGTCATCGACGCTTTCGACCTTGTTGGAATAGATGCCCATCGGCGTGATGATCGTCTTGCCGACGGCCGTCAGTTCATATCCGCGATCGGCAACCTGGTTGTCGAGGTAGGGGACGTGCTGGAAGCTGTTGAGATCGAGGTCGCCGTCGTTCAGCGCCTGGTTGGGCACGACGTAATCGCTGAAGGTCGCGATCTCGACATCAAACCCCTGCTCCTTGGCCAGCTTCTGGACCTGTTCGAGGATTTCCTCATGCGCGCCGGGCGTGACGCCGACTATGATCTTGTCCTTGGCGAGTGCGGAACCTGCAGCAAGGCCGGCCGCGATGGTGAGAGCGGCGAATATCGATACGCGTTTCATTTCGTGTCCTTAGGGCGCGGTCACTCCGGGTTTGCCGGCCACGCTCGGTTTCCTGTGATGTTTTGATTGTTTAGCGGCCGGACGGGTGTCTCTGAAGAAATCCGGTTTCCAAAGTGCGTCCACTGACGCAATTTCTTGCCAAAGAACTGGCGCGCCCGGCTGACGGTCTGGCAGGCGCGCCAATAGGTCTTACCAGGTCGGCGTGATGGCGCCCTTGAACTGCTCTTCGATGTAGGCCTTGACTTCCGGGCTGTGGTAGCTCTCGACGAAGGTCTTCACCCAGTCGGCATCCTTGTCTTCGGCGCGCACCGCAATGACGCCGACATAGGGAGCCTTGGCGCCTTCGCGGAAGAGCGAATCGTTGACCGGGTTGAGGCCGGCATCGAGCGCGTAATTGGTGGTGATCAGCGCCACGTCAACATCGCCGAGCGCGCGCGGGAGTTGGGCGGCATCGAGCTCAACAAACTTGTAGTCGTGCGGATTGTCGACGACATCTAGCACGGTCGCGCGCACGCCGACCCCTTCGGTCAGGCCGATCATGCCCTGATCTTCAAGCATCAGAAGGGCGCGGGCGCCATTGCTCGGATCGTTGGGAAGCGCAAAGGTCGCTCCGTCCGGAATACCTTCCTTGCTGTCGATCTTGCTGGAATAGCCGGCCATCGGGAAGTTCACCGACTGGGCGACGCTGACGAGATCGAACCCGCGATCGGCGACCTGATTGTCGAGATAGGGCTGATGCTGGAACGAGTTGATATCGAGGTCGCCATCGGCCAGGGCCTGATTGGGCACGACGTAGTCGGAGAATTCGATCACGTCGAGGTCGAGGCCCTTCTCGGCGGCCACTTCCTTGACCTTCTCGACGATCTGGGCATGCGGGCCGGGCGTGACGCCGACCTTCTTGGTCTCGGCGTGCGCCAGACCGGCGGAGAGGAGGGCCGCCAATACCGCGGTGGTCATCAGTTTCTTCATGACAGTTCCTGTTTTCTCGGGAGGGGAATTTGCATCGGGCTTCGCTTTGACGAAGGCCTTACTGGCTCCGGTTTTTCTTGTCAAAGCCGCGCGCCAGCCGGTCGCCGGCACTCTGGATGGCCTGCACCAGCACGATCAGCACGACGACAACCGCCAGCATGACACCGGGCATGAAGCGCTGATAGCCATAGCGGATACCGAGGTCGCCGAGACCGCCGCCGCCGACGGCGCCGACCATGGCGGAATAGCCGATCAGGCTGACGATGGTGAGCGTGAAGGCAAGCGTGATGGCGGGCTTCGATTCCGCCAGCAGCACCTTGATGACGATCTGCATCGGCGTCGCGCCCATGGCGCGCGCGGCCTCGATCAGCCCCTTGTCGACCTCCCGGATCGCGCTTTCCACAAGGCGCGCGAAGAACGGGATGGTGGCAACCGTCAGCGGCACGATCGCGGCCTGGGTGCCGATCGACGTGCCCGCGATCAGCCGCGTGAACGGAATGATCGCGACCACGAGGATGATGAAGGGGGTGGACCGCGTCGCATTGACGATCAGGCCGACAATGCGGTTGAGCATCGGCGCCTGCAGCAGTTCGCCCTTGCCGCTCGTGGCAAGGAAAATGCCGATCGGCAGGCCGAGCGCGGTTCCGATCAGGCCGGAAACGATGACCATCTGCAGCGTCTGCAGCGTTCCCCTGGTCAGAAGAGAGATGAGCATATCAGGCGACATAGCCGACGACCTCCGCGTTCAGAC
Protein-coding sequences here:
- a CDS encoding MetQ/NlpA family ABC transporter substrate-binding protein — its product is MKRVSIFAALTIAAGLAAGSALAKDKIIVGVTPGAHEEILEQVQKLAKEQGFDVEIATFSDYVVPNQALNDGDLDLNSFQHVPYLDNQVADRGYELTAVGKTIITPMGIYSNKVESVDDIPENARVAIPNDPTNGGRALLLLQDKGVIKLADGIGLKATPLDIVENPKNIDILELDAAQLPRVLNDVSVAAINTNYALDAGFNPIEDSIAIESPDSPYANVIVARTEDADADWVKQFVEIYQSDEIRSFIETTYGGAVVPVF
- a CDS encoding methionine ABC transporter permease, with product MSPDMLISLLTRGTLQTLQMVIVSGLIGTALGLPIGIFLATSGKGELLQAPMLNRIVGLIVNATRSTPFIILVVAIIPFTRLIAGTSIGTQAAIVPLTVATIPFFARLVESAIREVDKGLIEAARAMGATPMQIVIKVLLAESKPAITLAFTLTIVSLIGYSAMVGAVGGGGLGDLGIRYGYQRFMPGVMLAVVVVLIVLVQAIQSAGDRLARGFDKKNRSQ
- a CDS encoding MetQ/NlpA family ABC transporter substrate-binding protein, which produces MKKLMTTAVLAALLSAGLAHAETKKVGVTPGPHAQIVEKVKEVAAEKGLDLDVIEFSDYVVPNQALADGDLDINSFQHQPYLDNQVADRGFDLVSVAQSVNFPMAGYSSKIDSKEGIPDGATFALPNDPSNGARALLMLEDQGMIGLTEGVGVRATVLDVVDNPHDYKFVELDAAQLPRALGDVDVALITTNYALDAGLNPVNDSLFREGAKAPYVGVIAVRAEDKDADWVKTFVESYHSPEVKAYIEEQFKGAITPTW